CCGAGGGCTAGCGGGGATGCCAGGTGGGCGGGGAGGCTGGCTTTTCTAGAGGTTGAGGAACTGTTTCTCTTTCAACTCTCATTTCACTGGAAGCCTCATAGTTGAGCTGGCCTGTCAGTGTCCCCAAGAATATTAAGCACTGACTCAGGGTCCTTAAATAACCCCTAGGATTTGGGCCTTAAGGGGCCCCTGTTCTTCCCGACTTGGGGTGCACATATTGAATCagtgtttcctggagttccctctgtggtgaagtgggttcaggatctggcattgccacaagtgtaGCGTAGCCTGTGGCttgtgttcgattcctggcccaggaacttccatatgcggtggctgcagctgaaaaagaaaaaaagtttcctgaCCTCGGAGTCTGTCTTTCATTAGTTTGTTATCAATAATCGATGTTATCATGAACTAGTGAACACTTACTAAGCATCTGCTCTGTGCCGTCTGTGCCAGAGAGTGCGAGTGCAGCTGATCCAGGCACAGAGTCGGCCAGTCCCGCCTCGGGCGGGTCCGATACCGACCTGGACACACATCCTGGGCTGCTGTGGGTCCACACGGACACCCTCGGAGCTGTCGTCCCGCACGTCCCTCTGTGCTTCTTTTCCAGGATGAGCGTGCAAACCATCCGCAATGTTTTCAGTGTGGAAACTGGCTATCGGCTCTCGGACGACCAAATCGTCAACCATTTCCCAAACCACTATGAGCTGACGCGGAAGGATCTGATGGTGAAGAACATCAAGCGGTACCggaaggagctggagaaggaagggagCCCCCTGGCGGAGAAGGACGAAAGTGGGAAATACCTCTACCTGGGTTCGTGCTCCTTCCACTGGCCTTAGGTTTTCAACAACAgcggaggtttttgtttttgtttttgtttttcacttcagCAGCACGGGGCACGAGGTGGTGACTGTTGGTGTTGATGGATGAACGTGTTTGTGCAAGTTGTTGCTGCCCCCTTTCATTCCAAGTGTCTCCAGAAAGAGGGgtgtggtgggtgggggtggggatggtcaGCTTTGGCATCTGAGTTTGTGTGAGTGCCCTGGGCAtgtgcccaggaggaggggacGGGTCCCAAGCTGCAGACTGCCAGGAGGGGTCACTGCTGCCCAGCAGAGCTGGGGGAGAGCATGCTGGGCTGTTGGAGGGGTTCAGAATCCCTTTGCACACCTGGGCAAAATTACCTAAGTgacctctccaggcctcagtttcctcatccgatAAATGGGAATGGTGACAGTACTACCTCGTGCacaggttgctgtgaggattaaatgatccAGGTTTGTAAAGTACTTAGCACACAGCTAAAAGAGAGAAAGCATGACAAGAAGACTTTTGAGATAATaaaggttcagttccagaccaaaGTAAAGCGAATACCTCAGTAAAGCAAGTCACaggattttattttgcttttctagctcatataaaagttattattattattattatttttttttgccttttctagggccgcacctgcggcatatagagattcctaggctaggggtctaatcagagctgtagccaccagcctacgccggagccacagcaatgtgggatccgagccatgtctgcacctacaccacagctcatggcaacgccggatccttaacccactgagtgaggccagggatcgagctcgcaacctcatggttcccagtggattcgttaaccactgcgccacgacgggaactcctagttcatataaaagttatgtttacactgtacTACAGCCTCTCAGGTGTGCAATAGCATCatatctttcaaaaaaaacagtacatatactttgttaaatttaaaattttttttggctgcttcggCGTCaagtgaaagttctcaggccagggactgaaccccatggcacagcagcaactgagtcactgtgttgacaacgccagatccttaacccactgcatcacaagagaacttttttttttttgctttttagggccacacttgtggcatatgtaagttcccaggctaggggtcgaatcagagctatagctgctggcctacaccatgccatagcaacacaggatctgagccctgtctgtgacctacaccatggctcacggcaacaccagatccttaacccactgcgtgaggccagggatcgaacctaaaacctcaaggttactagtcagattcgtttccaggacgccacaatgggaactccaagaactcctttttaaattaaggtatacaATTGTTCTCATGTGGCgcgtagcgggttaaggacccagtgttgtcactgctgtggcacgggttcgatccctggcccagaaacttccacatgccgcaggtgcagccaaaaaaaaaaaaggaagaaaaagaaactttattgctaaaagaatgctaaccattatctgagccttcagcaagttatatgtattttttgcaaTAGTGACATCAGAGATCACTGACCACCATAGATCACCCTAACAAACACAATGAAGAAGTTTGAACTCCTATGAGAATGACCAAAATGTGACAtaaagacacaaagtgagcaaatggtcttggaaaaatggtgctgataaaCTTGCTCTCTGGCAGGTTGTCACACACCTCACCTCGTAAAAGGTGCAGGGTCTGCAAAGCACATCAAACGAGGGGTGCCTGTGTTGTTCGGAGTCCACGGCAGAAGCCCTTGCTCCTCGCGATGCTGGGCGGGGGCGTGGGGGAAGGAAACAGGCCCCAAAAAGGCAGTGGTGGTGTTTTTCGGCCCGTGGCCCCTGTTGGGCGGGCTCACTGTTGTCCCCTCGTTGTTACCCTCAGACTTTGTCCCGGTCACCTACATGCTGCCCGCCGACTACAACCTGTTTGTGGAGGAGTTCCGGAAAAGCCCCTCCAGCACCTGGATCATGAAACCTtgtggcagagcccagggcaaGGGTATCTTTCTGATCAACAAGCTCTCGCAGATCAAAAAGTGGTCCCGGGACAGCAAAACCTCTTCGTAAGTGGGGGGGGCACGTTGCGCATGTTTCTGGCAGCTTCCCCGTGTCCTCTGTCTTTTGCCCACGGCCAGGGGGGCCTCACCTGCTTTTCCAGGTGTGCAGCCTTTGTCCAGGTGTACACGTGGTGGCAGGGCAAGACTCTGCAGCCACGATAGCGCCGCCAGCCGTGGAATCCCACCTGGGGATGGCGCGGAAGGCAGCGTGAGGTCCCAGGAGCCTCGCGGGCTGCTTTGTTCTGGTTGTTGGGGGCAAACCCATCCAGTCCTGGTGTTTCCCGTGGCAGCGGAGCGCATCTTAGCACCCGGTGCCTGGGCTTGAACCCAGTCTGGCACACGCCTCCAGGTGAATTTTGCTGTGTAGACTGTAGTTCTTCATCAGGGTGAACTGGGGACATGAAGCGCGGCAGCCTCAGGGCCGAGGTGGGGATGGGACAGCTGTGTGCATGGCCAGGACAAGGGAGATGAGGCGGCAGTCAGCCTGgtcccctccctgggctggggcctCCTGGCAACTGAGGACGCCGGGGCTTCAGTCCGAGGCTCGCTTCGCCTCTGCGAGGCCCTTAACTGCAGGAAATGCCCGGAGGCCACGTCCATGCCAACCTTTCCTGGTGGGGTGATGGCTCTGGCTGGCGTTCCCAGGAGTGGCAGGGCTGCCTCCCATGCCCTGCATTTAAGCCTGACTGCATGATGCCAGCCCGCCCGCCCCAGGGGCACCTGCGGGTTCCACCTCCCCccatcttctccccacccccacccccaggcggCCTCTCACCTAATGAGAGGCAGGGAGCCTGGCACCAGCCGACCCGAGACCTCTGGTCTTTGCCCAGGTTCGTGTCTCAGTCGCCCAAGGAGGCCTACGTGATCTCTCTGTACATCAGCAACCCGCTCCTCATCGGCGGCAGGAAGTTCGACCTGCGCTTGTATGTCCTGGTGTCCACGTACCGCCCCCTGCGCTGCTACATGTAAGAGCCGGGCTTTCCCTCCCGTCCTGGAGACGGTGCTTTGACGCGATGCCCCCGCTCCTCGGCGCCCTTGCGAGGGTCGGTCACGCTCACCAAGCCTGGCATGTGTTCCCTGGTGACCGCGATGGTAGTTTTGATGCTAATGTGAGTCCGAAAAATAAAAAGCGGCTTATTCAGGATTTCTTGCTGtaccatcatggcgcagcggaaccgaatccgactaggaaccatgaggttgcaggttcgatccctggcctcgatccgtgggttaaggatccggtattgctgtgagctgtggtgtaggtcacagacacagctcggatctggtattgctgtggctgtggtgtagggctgttggctacagctccgattagaccccctagcctgggaacctccatatgcagtgggtacagccctaaaaagaaaaaaaaagacaaataaaaaaaaaagagttcttgctgtggtgctctgggttaaggatccaccttgtctctgtggaggctcgggttcaatccctggcccagtgttgccccagcttcggcgtaggtcacagctctggctcggattcgatccctggcctgggaacttccatacgccctgGATGcggccccaaaagaaaaataaaaaaaccttttaacCTGGCAAAAgtactcagtgaaagaagccagatacgcAGACGCAGACGGCCGTGTGTTGTACAATTCTGTTTATGTGACACGCCCAGAAGAGGCAAAACATtgtagagacaggaagtagattaGTAGATTAGGGTCGGCCCAGCCCTGGGGTTGGGAAGCTACTGCTGGTGGTCACAGGGCTTGTTTGGGGTGACGCAGATGTTATCCGGTTGATAGTGGTAGTGGTTGCACACTCTGAATATGCCGGAAAGCAATGGATGCATTACGTGGCACATGaattacatcttaataaaacTGCTGTATAAAAccatcacaaaatttaaaaagcagtgctttaaaaagtgtaaaacaggagttccctgtggtgcaggaggttaaggatctggtgttatcactgccatggcacaggttcgatccctggcccaggacatgcaaaaaaaagtttaaaacaaagaGAGCAGCTCTTTTCAGTGAACAAAAGTGTTATGTTTTGTTTATGTCTGTCCTCAGAGTCTTGAGCTCACCTGGATTCCCCCTTAGGTACAAACTCGGGTTTTGCCGCTTTTGCACCGTGAAGTACACCCCCAGCACCAGTGAGCTGGATAACATGTTCGTTCATCTCACCAACGTTGCCATTCAGAAACACGGGGTAAGCGTTTCTTTTCATCTGGGCTTCAGGAAACGGACCGCCTTTGtgggtttctttcctcttctactTGCAGGCGGGGGCGAGGGGGTGTAGGGCTTGGGTTTACGATGCCCGGCACTGATGGGCAGGGGGAGCCTCAGGCATCCAGTGTGGTCGTCCCGAGCCTCACACCTGAAttccagcctggggtgggggcgggcactTGAAGAAAGTCCCGCATTCAAGCCCTGTCTTTCTAGGtttctgacct
Above is a window of Sus scrofa isolate TJ Tabasco breed Duroc chromosome 5, Sscrofa11.1, whole genome shotgun sequence DNA encoding:
- the TTLL1 gene encoding probable tubulin polyglutamylase TTLL1 isoform X2, with translation MAGKVKWVTDIEKSVLINNFEKRGWVQVTESEDWNFYWMSVQTIRNVFSVETGYRLSDDQIVNHFPNHYELTRKDLMVKNIKRYRKELEKEGSPLAEKDESGKYLYLDFVPVTYMLPADYNLFVEEFRKSPSSTWIMKPCGRAQGKGIFLINKLSQIKKWSRDSKTSSFVSQSPKEAYVISLYISNPLLIGGRKFDLRLYVLVSTYRPLRCYMYKLGFCRFCTVKYTPSTSELDNMFVHLTNVAIQKHGEDYNHIHGGKWTVSNLRLYLESTRGKEVTSKLFDEIHWIIVQSLKAVAPVMNNDKHCFECYGYDIIIDDRLKPWLIEVNASPSLTSSTANDRILKYNLINDTLNIAVPNGEVPDCKWNKSPPKEVLGNYEILLSPAAAAESRNCFQVRRGAGTRGRG